Sequence from the Equus quagga isolate Etosha38 chromosome 15, UCLA_HA_Equagga_1.0, whole genome shotgun sequence genome:
AGGGTGTTAACTTACGAAAACAAAACTGGATTGTAAATGCCACACAGAAAACTTAaatctattctattctattacaTTAGGCAAAaggagttcattcattttttcttagaCCTTAATGAGGgcaatggagatggagaaaaatgaagagaatctAGAAGCATTTCAGAAGTAAAGCCCACTGGACTTGCTAATTGATTAAATAGGGAGCTGAACAAAAAAGAGGCACCAATCACGATGCTTAGGTTTTTGGTTAGAATGATAAAAGCATCTTCCGTCAGCTGAAACTGACCTGGTACTTTCAGGTAGGACTTGATGTCTTCCTGTTAAACAATTTCACAGAATGTCAGCATCAAACAGGGACTAAGAACTGACTTCGATGgatcaagataaagaaaaaatgtgagcgttgtccaaaccacaaaaatgaccaaacatTCCCCCATCCTGGTCAGTAGGAAGGACTATTGCTTCCTtacctccctccatccctcccacctTCTCGAAAAGATTGGCTAAAATAATCATAGACTTACCCCAGCTTCCTAACTATTAATTCCAGAGCAAAGTCCTGCTGTCCTTCAACCTTCCCCCAAATCACCTAAGACACACCCAAATCCCATAAGAAGCCTTGGCTAACACCCGCTTGCTGAGATACTCCCTCATTGCAAGGAGTCAATAAATCCATCTTTGTTCAATTATAGGCGTGTTCTTGGTGGTTTTTGGCTAAAGGGCGTTGACGTTGGCATAAGCAACTCAAACTGGATGAGGGAGCCCTTCCCTGAGAAGGGAAAAATGGGGTCGACTATCTTTGCCAGTACCTCTCACAAGCGCTCTGAGGTTTTCACTGATCCTCGGTGCTGTTCCCTCTAAGCATTCACCAACTTCACTTACATTAAAACATGGAAGCCATTAATAGTTGATATTTAATGAGTGTGTACTGCGTGCCAAGCAATGTTCTAAAGACTCTAGATGTTTTGATTCATTGACTTCTCCCATAAACTCTATGAAGACAGGTTTTACTACTGAGAAAAGTGAGGTACAGAGGTTACATAACTTGCAAACTGAGGATTCGAACCTGGCCTATGCTCTAGGCCCACCAGAGCCATCCTCACAGCCCAGCGGCTAAGCCGAGGCAGCCATCTTGTTTGTAGTCTGCAAGGACTGCAATTCCCGGCATCCCTCGCGGCAGCGGCTCTCCACACACAACAAATCCCGGCGTGCCCCTGGGCGGCCCGGGGTGGAGGGTTCTAGAAGGCGTGACGTGGGGTCGAGAGCGGGCTCGGAGGCGGGTGCCTGTCGGCAGTCGCTGTGGCCACAGCTGCTGGGCCTGGGGACGCGGGCGGCCGGGGCCGCGGGCGCAGCCTCCTCGTCTCCCCGGCCATGGCCGCACTCGGCCGGCCCTTCAGCGGCCTCCCCCTGAGTGGCAGCTCGGACTTCCTGCAGCCGCCGCCGGCTTTCTCGGGCCGGGCCTTCCCGCCGGGGGCGGACGGCGCCGAGCTGGTGCCGCGGCCGGGACCCCGCGCCGCCCCGAGCAGCCCCGGCGGGGGCACGGCGCGCGGACGGTGAGCCCCCGGGCGGGCGCGGGCGGGCTggttcccctccctcctcccgaGCCCCGGGCGCAGCGTGCGGAGGAGGAAACTGATCCCCAGAGACGCCAACTCCAGGGCGCCCGAGTCCGCTCCGGACCCCGCGGAGCCGCACGTCCCCGCGGCGCGGCCGCTGCCCCTCGGTCGCTCAGTTTCCTCCTGCGCGAACTGGGACAGCGCGGGTCCTGCGGGTGAGGTCGTGGGAACGAGCGCTGAGCGCGGCGCCGGCCCCGAACGCCTTTCCCTCCGCTGGTGCCCCCGGGTCCTCCTCCCGCTCCCGTGACGAATGAGAAGTGTGGACTTCAGGCTCCAGTGAGGTCAGGACCACCCAGCGCGCGCCCGCCTGGCCGTGTGACTTGAGTGTCCAGCCCACTCGGCAAGGACAGGGACAGCTAGGACGTGTGGGGTGGGCAAGCGTGTTGGAGCAAGAAAGAGGGGATGCTGAGAGCGCGAGCCCCCTGTCTCTCCCTTGACTGCTTGTCTTTCTGTCTCAACAGTGTTTCGGGTCGCTGCAAAAAGAAACACAAGCGAGAGCAGGAGGAAGACGATGAGTAAGTTTCAGGTGCCATTGATTCACTTTATGGTCCCTTCGGTTAGCCTATTTCGTATCCCCACCTCCTTGTTGTAAGTGGGAGGGTGAAACAGGTGGCCCCGAAGGGAGGCACAGGGAGTGAGATCGTTGTTGCCTTTTAGAGAAAGTAGCTGGGTGGCTGGCAGGGCAGAGGGGAACTTTTCGCTCTGTGACCGATTGTAATGTTTGCGTTTTGAGCCGCGTGAATATTATTACATGCGCGAGGGAGAAGACTTCCAAATGTGCGAAAGGAGACATTGAAGAGCGTCCCGGTCCGTGCTCACCGCTCTCCCCGGTCTACGCCTGTGCCCTCTTTGCCGTTTCCCCTTTGGAAGATAACCAGAAAACCTGCCAGCGGATAGCTGTATATTCCTCTGGTTTTTTACGTTTGTAGGAAGATACTGTTTCCACTGCAACACGTTGATCTTTCATTTTACTCCTGAAGCTTGTTGCGTTCGGGCACATCGAGTtctgcctaattttttttttttttcaattgttgaATGGAAATCCGTTGGAAGCCTAGGCATAGATAATTAACCGGTCTGCTATTGATGGATTTCTAagttatttctaatcttttgccGTTACTAACTGTGACCAttctttttaagttctttgtATTACTTACAAGTAGGTGACTGTGGAGTCCTAGATGGGGAATTGTTGGGTCTTAAAagtgtatgcattttatttatttgttttttcctccttttccccaaagcccccagtccGCAGTTGTCTGTTcgagttgtgagcgcctctggttgtacAGAgtgtatgcattttaaattttgaacaagAGTTTTTCCAATTTATGCTTCTTTTAACAGTGGGAGTGCCTGTTTCTACACCTTACCAGAACtgtattttcaaactttttgactCATCTGATAGGTAAAAAGTTGCGTCTCATAGATAGGCAGTCTGTTGAGAAAAAGGATGAAAGGATTCCCTGAAGAGGATTTCCAAATGatcaggcaaatgaaaagatgtttgacctCATCAGTCTTgtagggaaatgcatattaaagccacaatgagctCCTCACTCTACTACCAGATATTGGAGCTGTCACGGAGCACCAGCAACTCACACGCTATAGCTGAGAACGTAAACTGGTACAAGcgctttgggaaacagtttggcattatCTAATAATGTGAAGGCAGGCATACTCTTTGCCCACCACTTCCCCCCCTGAGTGTGGACACATGCACATCAGGAGACATGTGCAAGGAAGTTCATAGCATCCTTGCTCATAATACTCAcgactggaaacagcccagatgtcccTTAACGGTAAAATGGATAAAGTAAATTACAAGATCATACAGTGGAGTTctattcagcaaaaagaaaaaaagtgaattacaCCTAGCAACATGGATGCGTCTTATaagaagagcaaaagaaacaTCACAAGAATGTAGATAGTATAATTCCCTAAATATAAGgttcaaaaccagacaaaactaAACATTGTGTAAGGATGCATGTCTGCATGCATGATagcatgtttttgaaaaaaaaatatccataGAAGACAGCGTTTACCTGTAGGGAGGAGGGAATAGAGTATCATTTGGGGATGCTGGCACCAGTCTCGATCTTGAAAGTTATTTTCATGGATGTTTGTTTTGTAATTGTTCATTAAATTGTTTATACTTTTATGAGCATAggattttatagttaaaaagaaattagatcacttaatttgtattttgtaaattataagtgatgttgaacatcttttcatttaggTCATTTGTGTTTAATTGTGTGTGAATCATTCATGTTTCTGCAAGTTTTTTATTGGCTTATTGATCTTGTTAATCTATAAGAAATCTTTAATAAGGAAATCAGTTTATTATGTGTGTTACAAATGTTTTCCCAAAATTtggcatttgtcttttaactttgtgtatgattttttttggCCAGCAGAAACTTTGGATTTTCTAACCTTGTTGATACATAGACTAGGAAGACAGTAGATTTGAAAGTTGCCTTAGTTTAAAAACCACTGGACCAGATAATGTGTTATTACCTTGGGATTGCTGTGGATACCCAGGGACCTCTGCTATTATCTTTTGGGGTTCCCTTTAAGAGATTATTGAATAAAGAGTTccagtgttaaaaataaaaactttgaagtGTAAAAACTATTGGCTTAGTTAACCACCTTTAATTTACACATGGAGAGATTGAAGCCCTGGGAGGATGAGGGACTTGACATTCGGATGTCTGATGCCCAGAAGTGTGCTGCCCAGCTGCCACTTCCATAGCTCTTATCAGTACTCTGAAGTcttttatatcacattttctttggaaCTTAATCATCATTGATTTCTAATTATTTGCAAAATGGACCTACAAGCATGAAATAATTTAGTCCAAATCACGTTGGAGGTCAGAGATCAGAACCCAGCTCTTACACTCAGTTGAATTGTTAGATGTGCTAGGAAATTACCTGTTCCCCTCTagatttatttctgctttttcttagcTGGTTTCTTCTGTGTAtaactttttcttctgctttccaaacattacatactttaaaactatgaaaatattgCAGAAATATTTGATGTACAGCTAGACATTCTTAATACGTACAAATTAAAGCTAATTATAAACTAAACATGATTTAATAGTTGATTCCAATCAAAAATCTAAGTTAAAGAGAGCATATTTACTTGTCAGGTTGCCAGACTTTAATGTTGATTTTCATAGTCTTAACATGGAATAGAAATTTCTCCTTATAAAACGCATCCCGCTTCCTTTGACCCTCACTTTAGAGAATCAGAACCTATTGTAGCCATTAATGAATTTTTTTGGTTGCAGAGCTGTGTTCTGGTTTTGAGAGTCACTTGCTGATGCCCAGGCAATAAAGTACTTTTGGTCTATATGCTTAAATGAAACAGAGCCAATTGTCTATTTAACTTGCTTCAGATAGCGTTCAACTAAACTGGGCATGTCATAGTGCTTGCAGATCCTAGCTCATGGCAAGAGCTTGAACAGTTGAACTTCCGTAAGGAGGCTGGAGGTTTTAGTGAAAATGGCATAGAGGTAGGATTCAGGAGCTCTGGGGTCTGGTGTCCAACATGCAGCTCTACTCTGTGACACTTTGGAGGGGCACTTTAGCTTTTCTAGATCCTAGTTTCTAAtctgcaaaacaaagaaattgtatTTGATGAACTCTAAGGTCtctatgaaatataaatttttctagGAATTAAAGATGGTTTATGTTGCATAGTAGGAGGAAAGTGTAGCCCATTATTCATCGGAGACTCATAGAGCCAAGTGACAGTCTGACACTTTTGGGAAGGACCAAGAAATCAGCAGTATCATTTGCACCTTGTAGTACTTGGAAGAGACCTAGTGAGGCATCTGTTTTGCCATAAGAGAACATAGAATGCCTGCAGGCCACCCACCCCGTATGCCCAGTTTGATGGAGCAGCAGCAGTGTGACGAAACGTGGCTGGCACTGAATTGctgctttgtgatttttgttttcttcccgcTTGACCTGTCTAGACCCAAATAAATAGGAATGACCTTAAGTTCCCACATTGAATGCTTCTCAACTGGAAAGGCAGAATCTTGCAGGTGCAGCCTAATTTGGCCAAGAGCAGTAGAAGAAAACATCTCAGGGAGGCTGTTaagaatgacagaaaagaaaatacttgatCTTCTATCTTCTAAACACAGACTGTCAAAAATTAGAGGGTTTTTTATGTGAGAATTTGTTTAGAAATAGGGatgatatatatttcatttatattaggattttcattgaaattttttttttccagttgtccAGTGAGAAAGAAAAGGCTAACTGAAGCAGGGCTCTGTGCTGGTCCTAATGACTGGATTCTTTGTGCGCATCAGGACATAGAGGGCCAAGGAGTAGATCCGTGCACTGGTGGCCTTTCTGCGCCTCGCATGTTAGATGCTATTTGTGAAGAAATGGATCAGACAACCGGAGAACCACAGTGTGAAGTTGCCCGAAGGAGGCTTCAGGAAATTGAGGACAGGTAAATGGGCAGTGTACGTAGCTGACTGATTGCTTTCTCCTGTAACGTCTCTACTCTTTTAAGCTCATCTAAGTCATCATTTGGTAATACTTTGATCCTCATCCTCTCACTTTGAAGATCAGGGAACTGAAAATGCACACATTAAATGTTAAAGTAAGCTCTTCTCGTAAAACTGTACTAAATATTTTTACCATCTCTGGATACTGAATTTTGGTTTATGGGAGTTTTCAGGGACACattcttcaaatttatttgcatataatgtaaaacttttttgttaaat
This genomic interval carries:
- the CCDC117 gene encoding coiled-coil domain-containing protein 117 yields the protein MAALGRPFSGLPLSGSSDFLQPPPAFSGRAFPPGADGAELVPRPGPRAAPSSPGGGTARGRVSGRCKKKHKREQEEDDDCPVRKKRLTEAGLCAGPNDWILCAHQDIEGQGVDPCTGGLSAPRMLDAICEEMDQTTGEPQCEVARRRLQEIEDRIIDEDEEVEADRNINHLPSLVLSDTMKTGLKREFDEVFTKKMIESMSRPSMELVLWKPLPELLSDKPKPSSSAKNYTGESQTERAAAGAAFPQRTELFLEPRQTGMPVYDSVETAACTEEEMEL